Genomic window (Chryseobacterium bernardetii):
TAAAACGTAAAGGGCTTTATAAAGATCCTAAACCTGATTCAATTAAACAGAAAAGAATAAAGGATAGTCTGGACCTTATTAAACAACAGAAAGCCAAGCTTCAAAAAAAATTAGAAGAGGACGCTAAAAAAAATAACACTGCTAAAAAAACTACAAAGCAATGAAATGGACAGAAGGAATAGATAAACTGGGCCTTGGGCTGTATTTCCTGCTTTGCATTTTTGCTATTGCGAATATTTACAGTGTTGACCAGAAACTGGGAGAGAAGCAATTAATGTTTTTCTGTATATCTGTATTTGTAGGGCTTATCATATTTGTTGGAAGAAGCAAGTTTTTCGAAAATATGGCAGCTATTATTTATATAGGCGGAGTACTTCTGCTTATTGGTCTTTTCCCTTTCGGAAAGGAGATTTTAGGGCAAAAGAACTGGTATAAGTTCGGAAGCTTTACCATGCAGCCTGTTGAATTTGCTAAAATTGGTACCGCTTTAATGCTGGCAAACTATGTTTCCGGGCCTGATTTTAATCTTAAGAACAGGAAATCATTATTTACAGCTTTAGGAATTATCGGTATTCCGGCAGCAGTAGTCTTGGCTATTCCGGATGTGGGATCTATGCTTGTGTTTATTGCCTTCTTTATTGCTTTGTACAGGGAAGGATTAAGTGGGTTATTATTTGGGATAGGTTTTATTTTCGCTGCTGTTTTTTTAGTAGCCTTAGCAATACCTCCCGTTTATGTAGCTGCAGCTATTATAATCATTGCTGGTGTTCTGATCGCAATGAATTACCATAGAATGTCCTGGGATGTGATTTCTATTTCTGGAATTTCAGGATCTATTCTTTTATTATGCGGACTGGCGTTCGGGTCTCCCTATATTTTAGAAAAACTGCCTAAGCACCAGAGAGAAAGAATTGAGGTTCTTTATAAAGGTGAAAAGGCGTTTAGAGATACTTCGGGGTATAACTTATTGTATTCCAAAACAGCCATCGGATCCGGAGGGCTTTTAGGAAAAGGATATCGGGAAGGATCTGTTACCCAGGGGAAATTCGTTCCGGAGCAGGAAACTGATTATATTTTCTGTACCGTAGGAGAAGAATGGGGATTTGTAGGAAGCGCTATTCTGATTTTATGTTATATGGTGTATATCGGACGGATCTATTACCTTGCAGAGCAACAGAAATCCACTTTTAACCGCGTATTTGGATATTGCTTTGCTTCCATCCTTCTGATGCACTTTTCCATCAATTTAGGAATGGTTATGGGGCTTTTCCCAACTGTTGGGATTCCGCTTCCTTATTTCAGTTATGGAGGAAGTTCTTTGCTGGCCTTTTCTATGATGACTTTTATTTTCTTTAAGCTTAATTATTCGGATAAGAACAGCTTAGTATAGCTATTTCCAAAACAACTTAACTTATTTTTAGATCTGCAGAATCTGTGGACGCTATTGGTATACTTATAAATCACTACTTTTTATGAAAGACGCTTTTATTTTGGATCAAAATTTTGAAAATACAGATTTTACCCGGTTTCCATTGGAAAAAGGTGAATATGAGAACTGTACCTTTAAGAATTGTAGTTTTGAATATGGAAATCTATCCGGTTTCAGTTTTACAGACTGTGAGTTTACAGGTTGTAACCTCAGCATGACAAAACTTGCTTCTAAAGCATTCAGAGATGTATTTTTCATGGGATGTAAAATGCTTGGGCTGCAGTTTAATGACTGTAATGCTTTTGGCCTGTCTTTTAAGTTTGATGGCTGTATTCTGCATAATTCAGTTTTCTACCAGACTTCCATAAAGAAAACTGTTTTCAAAAATTCTAAGCTTGTTGAAGTGGATTTTACAGAATGTGATTTATCAAATGCAGTCTTCGGCAACTGTGATCTGTCCGGAGCTGTTTTCGATAACACTAATCTCGAAAAGGCAGATTTAAGAACTTCTGTTAACTATTCTATAGATCCAGCTTTAAATAGGCTTAAAAAGGCCAAATTCTCGCTCTCAGAAGTCTATGGTCTGTTATATAAGCTGGACATTGAAATAGACAGGAGTAACTAGGTTTTAAAAGCTAAGGTTAATGGCCCGAAATATTGGGTCACAACAAATATCAAAATTTATTATAAATAAAAAAGCCATCAGGAATTCTGATGGCTTCATTATTTAAATCAATTATTTATAAAATTAAAAATTTGCTGGTGTAGCCGGAGTAGTAGACGCTAGATTGTTGTAAGCTTCTCCTTCTTCATTAATTATTCTTTTTGCGAATCTGAATTTAGGCCCCCAGTAAGAATCATTCAGTGAAGAAACCATTACTCCTTTAGATGTTGCTGCGTGGATGAATTTGATCTCACCCTCTTCAGTAACACTTTCTACAATACCTACGTGAGAGATTCTTCTTCCATGAGAAAAGAAGATTAAGTCTCCTTTCTGTAATTCTCCTTTTTCTACTCTTTCCCCTTCCTGAGCCTGAGAAGCCGCTACTCTTGGTAGAGTAAGCCCTGCTGCAGCCCCGAAAACAGAAAGAACAAAAGCTGAACAATCAATACCTTTTCTTGTAGTTCCTCCATATCTGTAAGGAGTTCCAAGGTATGTTTCAGCTTCTTCAAGGATACCGTCGATGGTTTTATTATGTTTGATTGCTTTTGCAATCTCAGAATTCTTAACAGCTTTTTTAGCATTTGCTATAGATGCCGCTTTTTCAGCAAGGAAAGAGTCAATTAATTTCTGCTTATCCAGCTCCATTTTTTTGTTGTCAATAGAAGCTAGTTTGGCATCTGTTTTGTATTCTTTACTGTAAGTTGCTGGTTTTGACACTACATAATTGGTAGCACACGATTGCAATGATACTGTAGTAACTAAAGCGACTAAATAAAACAAAACTCTTTTCTTCATATATATTTGATTAACCGTGTTAAAATGGAATATTTATTTTCAAAAGCATTACAAAAGTAGAGATTCCGAGCAAAAGACCCCTGATATGATAATTGTCAGGATCTTATTTTAACACTATTTAACATATTATTTACATATGTTAAAGAAAAATAAACCGCAACTGCCTATTTTTGGTAAGCCTGCGGTTTTTTTTATTAAGATTCTTTAACAAAATATGTCGATTTTCTTCTATAAATCATGTTTTGTAATTTAAAACTCTAATTTTCGATGCTGTTAAAAAAACAAAATAAATTTTACGGAAATTCATTATTAATAAGGGTTTTGGACGTTTTTTACAGACACCTTTAGATCTTATGTCTCTTTTTCATCTTAAATCAGATTTTGAAAAGTATTTCAGATATGAGTTTTCTAAATCTTAACAAAGGGAGGGGTAAATACAATAAAAAAATTCCTCAGGAAAACTGAGGAATTTAAACTAATATGGAACTTTACAGATGTTATTTTGTAAACAACATTTCTCTGTATTTTGTCAACGGCCAAAGTTCGTCGTCTACCATCATTTCAAGGTTGTCAGAAGCTTCTCTGATTCCTTCAAATAAAGGTTTTACTTTGTTGCAGTATGCTTCTGCCTGCTTTTGGCTGTCTGATATGCTTTTTGCCGCTTCTCTGGCTTTAATAAGGTCTTCAACACCCAGCTTAATTTTAGAAACATTTTCAGAAATGCTGGTGATTAGGCTCATCTGTTCTTTTGCCAACGGTTTAAATTCTTTGTCTCCGAAGATATCTTTAAGACCTTTAACGTTCTCAATTAATCTGTTCTGATAATTTAAAGCAGAAGGAATAATGTGGTTTCTTGCGATATCACTTAATACTCTTGCTTCAATATCAATAACAGTAGAATATTTCTCTAATTTGATTTCGTTTCTTGCTTCAACTTCCCTGTGGTTAAAGATTCCCATTTCTTCATAAAGATCAAGGAATTTCTTGTCCATTTCCTGCTTAAGAGCTTCCGGAGTGGTTTTAAGGTTGTTCAATCCTCTTTTCTTAGCTTCTTTAGCCCAGTCGTCAGAATATCCGTCTCCTTCGAACATAATATTCTTAGACTGCTTGATGTATTCTCTTAACACGTTAAAGATTGCTTCATCCTTCTTCAGGCCTCCTTCAATAAGTGCGTCTACTTCTTTTTTGAAATCATTAAGCTGTTTAGCAGCAATAGTGTTCATTACTGTCATGGATTCTGCACAGTTTGCAGATGATCCTACCGCTCTGATCTCAAATTTATTTCCTGTAAATGCAAATGGGGAAGTTCTGTTTCTATCTGTATTGTCTAATAAAATTTCAGGAATCTTTCCTACTACATTTAATTTTAATTCTGTTTTTTCTTCCGGAGATAATTTTCCGTTGGTTACTTTTTCAAGCTCTTCCAAAACGCTGAACAGCTGGCTTCCGATGAATACGGAGATAATTGCCGGTGGAGCTTCGTTAGCACCTAATCTGTGGTCGTTGCTTGCAGATGCGATACTTGCTCTTAAAAGATCAGCATACTCGTGAACAGCTTTGATAGTGTTAACAAAGAAAGTTAAGAACTGTAAGTTTTTCTTAGGGTTTTTTCCCGGGCTTAAAAGGTTTTCACCTGTATCTGTAGCTAAAGACCAGTTATTGTGCTTTCCGCTTCCGTTTACTCCTGCGAATGGCTTTTCGTGGAATAAAATGTGGAAGTGGTGTTTGTGGGCTACTCTTGCCATGATATCCATCAATAAAGAGTTGTGGTCTACAGCAACGTTTACTTCTTCAAACATTGGAGCCAGCTCAAATTGGTTTGGAGCTACCTCATTATGTCTTGTGGTTACAGGAATACCCAATTTCATACATTCGATCTCCAACTCTTTCATGAAGTTCATTACTCTTGTAGGAATTGAACCGAAATAGTGGTCATCAAGCTGCTGTCCTTTTGCAGGAGAGTGTCCTAACAATGTCTTACCTGTTAATACAAGGTCCGGACGGGATTGGTATAATGCTGAATCTACCAGGAAATACTCCTGCTCCCAACCTAAAGTAGGAGTTACTTTTGTTACATTTTTGTCGAAATACTGCATTACGCTGGTTGCAGCTTCGTCTACAGCGTTCAATGCTCTTAAAAGAGGCGCTTTATAATCTAAAGTTTCTCCTGTATAAGAGATGAAGATAGATGGGATGCATAATGTAGTTCCCATGATGAAAGCCGGAGAAGTGGGGTCCCATGCGGTATAACCTCTGGCCTCGAAAGTGTTTCTGATTCCTCCGTTCGGGAAAGAAGACGCATCCGGCTCCTGCTGAATCAATAAGTTTCCGCTGAATCTTTCAATAGCTCTTCCTCCTTCGATAGGAGTGAAGAAAGAATCGTGTTTTTCTGCGGTTGTCCCTGTCAAAGGCTGAAACCAGTGAGTGTAATGAGTTACTCCTTTGCTCATTGCCCAGTCTTTCATTGCTACAGCTACCTGATCTGCAATGTGTCTCTGGATTTTAGTCCCTTTTTTTACTGCATCCATAATAGACTGGAATGCTTCTTTCGTTAAATATTCTCTCATTGTTTCTTCTGAGAAAACATTTTGGCAGAATAATTCTGATAATTTCACAGGAACTTCAACAGAGTTATCTCTTCTGAAATCCTTAAATGGTAGGGTTTCTAACGCTTTGAATCTTAAGGTTGACATATTTGGGTTAATTTTGATAGGGCAAATTTACGAAAAAAACGAATCAAAAATACTTTGACCCTGAAATTTTAAGGGGTGTTTTGAAATTTCATATAAATTAAACGGCTGTTTGGTGGTTTTTGGATGGGGGTGTTTGTTGTTTTAAGCGGTAAAATCTAATGTTGAAAGGCTTTTTGGGAAGGTGGAAGATGGTAAATACATTTTATATGATACATCCTGTAATCCTATGCGAATTTAAGCTACTTATTAAAAGATAGTTAAAATAAAATGGACAAAGATTTCGTATATTTGTGTGAAATTTATTTTATGACAAATTCTAGAGCAAGAGAAACAACAGAGGCTATTGAAAGATTATACATCTCTATGAGACACTTATTTTATAGAGGATTTTTCAAGC
Coding sequences:
- a CDS encoding glutamine synthetase III family protein, with translation MSTLRFKALETLPFKDFRRDNSVEVPVKLSELFCQNVFSEETMREYLTKEAFQSIMDAVKKGTKIQRHIADQVAVAMKDWAMSKGVTHYTHWFQPLTGTTAEKHDSFFTPIEGGRAIERFSGNLLIQQEPDASSFPNGGIRNTFEARGYTAWDPTSPAFIMGTTLCIPSIFISYTGETLDYKAPLLRALNAVDEAATSVMQYFDKNVTKVTPTLGWEQEYFLVDSALYQSRPDLVLTGKTLLGHSPAKGQQLDDHYFGSIPTRVMNFMKELEIECMKLGIPVTTRHNEVAPNQFELAPMFEEVNVAVDHNSLLMDIMARVAHKHHFHILFHEKPFAGVNGSGKHNNWSLATDTGENLLSPGKNPKKNLQFLTFFVNTIKAVHEYADLLRASIASASNDHRLGANEAPPAIISVFIGSQLFSVLEELEKVTNGKLSPEEKTELKLNVVGKIPEILLDNTDRNRTSPFAFTGNKFEIRAVGSSANCAESMTVMNTIAAKQLNDFKKEVDALIEGGLKKDEAIFNVLREYIKQSKNIMFEGDGYSDDWAKEAKKRGLNNLKTTPEALKQEMDKKFLDLYEEMGIFNHREVEARNEIKLEKYSTVIDIEARVLSDIARNHIIPSALNYQNRLIENVKGLKDIFGDKEFKPLAKEQMSLITSISENVSKIKLGVEDLIKAREAAKSISDSQKQAEAYCNKVKPLFEGIREASDNLEMMVDDELWPLTKYREMLFTK
- a CDS encoding C40 family peptidase; this encodes MKKRVLFYLVALVTTVSLQSCATNYVVSKPATYSKEYKTDAKLASIDNKKMELDKQKLIDSFLAEKAASIANAKKAVKNSEIAKAIKHNKTIDGILEEAETYLGTPYRYGGTTRKGIDCSAFVLSVFGAAAGLTLPRVAASQAQEGERVEKGELQKGDLIFFSHGRRISHVGIVESVTEEGEIKFIHAATSKGVMVSSLNDSYWGPKFRFAKRIINEEGEAYNNLASTTPATPANF
- a CDS encoding pentapeptide repeat-containing protein gives rise to the protein MKDAFILDQNFENTDFTRFPLEKGEYENCTFKNCSFEYGNLSGFSFTDCEFTGCNLSMTKLASKAFRDVFFMGCKMLGLQFNDCNAFGLSFKFDGCILHNSVFYQTSIKKTVFKNSKLVEVDFTECDLSNAVFGNCDLSGAVFDNTNLEKADLRTSVNYSIDPALNRLKKAKFSLSEVYGLLYKLDIEIDRSN
- the rodA gene encoding rod shape-determining protein RodA, which encodes MKWTEGIDKLGLGLYFLLCIFAIANIYSVDQKLGEKQLMFFCISVFVGLIIFVGRSKFFENMAAIIYIGGVLLLIGLFPFGKEILGQKNWYKFGSFTMQPVEFAKIGTALMLANYVSGPDFNLKNRKSLFTALGIIGIPAAVVLAIPDVGSMLVFIAFFIALYREGLSGLLFGIGFIFAAVFLVALAIPPVYVAAAIIIIAGVLIAMNYHRMSWDVISISGISGSILLLCGLAFGSPYILEKLPKHQRERIEVLYKGEKAFRDTSGYNLLYSKTAIGSGGLLGKGYREGSVTQGKFVPEQETDYIFCTVGEEWGFVGSAILILCYMVYIGRIYYLAEQQKSTFNRVFGYCFASILLMHFSINLGMVMGLFPTVGIPLPYFSYGGSSLLAFSMMTFIFFKLNYSDKNSLV